Proteins encoded together in one Telopea speciosissima isolate NSW1024214 ecotype Mountain lineage chromosome 4, Tspe_v1, whole genome shotgun sequence window:
- the LOC122660364 gene encoding ornithine transcarbamylase, chloroplastic yields the protein MAAISCSSSMAQLDTSYFTSSAQISRRLRYSPARLPGVSVSSPARFPLLRRLRTSCQSSASVSTISTSVDGKAKAELKDFLHISDFDKDTIMNILGRAAEVKALLKSGERTYLPFKGKTMAMIFAKPSMRTRVSFETGFFLLGGHAIYLGPDDIQMGKREETRDVARVLSGYNDIIMARVFAHQDILGLAKYATVPVINGLTDYNHPCQIMADALTIIEHIGHLEGTKVVYVGDGNNIVHSWLLLASVIPFHFICACPKGFEPDKKTVEKARSTGISKIEITNDAKEAVRGADVVYSDVWASMGQKEEAAYRRHVFQGFQVDEALMKLAGDKAYFMHCLPAERGVEVTDGVIEGPKSIVFPQAENRMHAQNAIMLHSLGF from the exons ATGGCGGCGATCTCTTGCAGCTCCTCAATGGCACAACTGGACACCTCGTATTTCACTTCCTCCGCTCAGATTTCGCGGCGTCTTCGATATTCACCGGCAAGACTTCCCGGCGTATCTGTGTCATCTCCAGCGAGATTTCCTCTTCTCCGCCGCCTCCGGACTTCCTGCCAGAGCTCCGCCTCTGTATCTACTATCTCAACCTCCGTTGATGGAAAAG CAAAAGCAGAGCTGAAGGATTTTCTGCACATTAGTGATTTTGACAAAGACACTATTATGAACATCCTTGGTCGTGCCGCTGAGGTCAAGGCACTGCTAAAGTCAGGGGAGCGGACGTATCTTCCATTTAAAGGGAAAACAATGGCAATGATCTTCGCAAAGCCATCCATGAGAACTCGGGTTTCATTTGAGACAGGGTTCTTTCTACTAGGTGGCCATGCCATATACTTGGGACCAGATGATATACAAATGGGGAAGCGAGAGGAAACCCGTGATGTTGCACGTGTGCTCTCTGGCTATAATGATATCATTATGGCTCGTGTGTTTGCTCATCAG GATATCCTTGGTCTGGCTAAATATGCTACTGTCCCTGTGATCAATGGCCTAACAGACTACAATCATCCTTGCCAAATTATGGCCGATGCACTCACCATAATTGAACATATTGGACACTTGGAAGGGACCAAG GTTGTCTATGTTGGAGATGGAAACAACATTGTGCATTCCTGGCTCCTGTTGGCATCTGTAATTCCTTTCCATTTTATCTGTGCCTGCCCCAAAGGCTTTGAACCTGACAAGAAGACAGTTGAGAAGGCCCGAAGCACTGGTATTAGCAAGATTGAGATAACCAATGATGCAAAGGAAGCTGTTAGGGGAGCAGATGTTGTATACTCAGATGTGTGGGCCAGCATGGGACAAAAGGAGGAGGCTGCATATCGCCGACATGTCTTCCAGGGATTTCAG GTGGATGAAGCCCTTATGAAACTGGCAGGGGACAAGGCTTATTTCATGCATTGCCTACCGGCAGAAAGAGGGGTGGAGGTAACTGATGGAGTGATTGAAGGTCCCAAGTCTATTGTGTTTCCACAGGCCGAGAACCGTATGCATGCTCAGAATGCCATAATGCTTCATTCGCTCGGTTTTTGA